In a genomic window of Polycladomyces abyssicola:
- a CDS encoding GNAT family N-acetyltransferase yields the protein MNNLHFDHSYCDNHLKRKALIALFEMVFGISSDFLSCFYERGYWDPTYRPYSFFKGNKVVANVSMFDMPLVINGQNVKAAGIQSVMTHPSYRGKGLIRKLFVEIFSRYEHQYPLFFLYTQIPAMYQKFGFRVLSQYHFICEDVEKIGKQKPLMELDMHNEQDANMVRKMFDKRAPVSHVFGFRHHQSAFFFQVLSGDTKVKVAYAPTLDVVLVYNRSNTTLHLYDIIGSRIPNLHMITSCFDFDISKVEIHFSPDLLEASEVKIVTNPHQRLMVRGDLPTEKYYFAIPSIAEF from the coding sequence ATGAACAACTTGCATTTCGATCACTCCTACTGCGACAATCACTTGAAGCGGAAGGCACTGATCGCGCTCTTTGAGATGGTGTTTGGTATCTCTTCCGATTTCTTATCGTGCTTTTATGAAAGGGGATACTGGGACCCGACATACCGCCCTTATTCTTTTTTTAAAGGAAACAAGGTAGTAGCGAATGTCAGTATGTTTGATATGCCGTTGGTGATCAACGGGCAGAACGTAAAAGCAGCCGGCATACAATCCGTGATGACCCATCCTTCATATCGGGGGAAGGGTTTGATACGGAAGCTGTTCGTGGAGATTTTCAGCAGGTACGAACACCAATACCCGCTTTTCTTCTTATATACACAAATCCCTGCCATGTATCAAAAGTTCGGATTCCGTGTTCTTTCCCAGTACCATTTCATCTGTGAGGATGTTGAAAAGATAGGTAAACAGAAGCCGCTGATGGAGTTGGACATGCATAACGAACAGGATGCCAATATGGTTAGAAAGATGTTTGATAAGAGGGCACCCGTGTCACATGTGTTTGGATTCCGCCATCATCAAAGCGCCTTTTTCTTCCAGGTGCTGAGTGGGGATACGAAAGTGAAAGTGGCTTATGCCCCCACCCTTGACGTCGTTCTGGTGTATAATCGATCCAATACCACTCTGCATCTATACGACATCATCGGAAGCCGCATCCCAAATCTCCATATGATCACGAGTTGCTTTGACTTCGATATTTCAAAAGTAGAAATCCATTTTTCCCCCGATTTGCTAGAAGCGTCCGAAGTAAAAATCGTAACCAATCCCCATCAACGACTTATGGTAAGAGGGGACCTGCCTACGGAGAAATACTATTTCGCGATACCGTCGATTGCTGAATTTTGA